The Ancylobacter sp. WKF20 genome contains a region encoding:
- a CDS encoding alpha/beta hydrolase, which translates to MSSALADTSTARNAAALTLDPSVFDPAAIASDTRALNAAIVKALSAVPDRWVFPMAMLRKLRLEGKGPFPLAPESPYAQVIEIEGKRGPVALRILTPPTPPKGVYLHIHGGGWCLGSARENDGINHRFVERTGFAVVSADYGLAPEQPWPAAPDDCEAAALWLVREGLGRFGTERFAIGGESAGGNLAVATLLRLRDRHGLTPFRAANLTAGCYDLGLTPSARQWGDEPLVLNTRDINVFVGHYLREGGNIADPDISPLHADLKGLPPALFTVGTRDALLDDTLFLAPRWLAAGNAAELAVYPGGCHVFIGFPGTLADQALARSHAFISAC; encoded by the coding sequence ATGTCGTCCGCCCTCGCCGACACTTCCACGGCCCGTAATGCCGCCGCGCTGACGCTCGATCCGTCGGTGTTCGACCCGGCCGCCATCGCCTCCGATACGCGCGCGCTCAATGCGGCCATCGTCAAGGCGCTCAGCGCCGTGCCAGACCGCTGGGTGTTTCCCATGGCGATGCTGCGCAAACTGCGGCTGGAGGGCAAGGGTCCGTTCCCCCTCGCGCCGGAGAGCCCCTATGCGCAGGTGATTGAGATCGAGGGCAAGCGCGGGCCGGTGGCGCTGCGCATCCTCACCCCGCCGACGCCGCCCAAGGGCGTCTATCTGCACATCCATGGCGGCGGCTGGTGCCTCGGCTCGGCGCGGGAGAATGACGGCATCAATCACCGCTTCGTCGAGCGCACCGGCTTTGCCGTGGTCTCCGCCGATTATGGCCTTGCCCCCGAGCAACCCTGGCCGGCGGCGCCGGATGATTGCGAGGCGGCGGCGCTCTGGCTGGTGCGCGAGGGCCTGGGGCGCTTCGGCACCGAGCGCTTCGCCATTGGCGGCGAATCGGCGGGCGGCAATCTCGCGGTGGCGACACTGCTGCGGCTGCGCGACCGGCACGGGCTCACCCCCTTCCGGGCGGCCAATCTCACCGCCGGCTGCTACGACCTCGGCCTGACGCCGAGCGCGCGGCAGTGGGGCGACGAGCCCCTGGTGCTCAACACCCGCGATATCAACGTCTTCGTCGGCCACTATCTGCGCGAGGGCGGCAACATCGCCGATCCCGACATCTCCCCGCTGCACGCCGATCTCAAGGGCCTGCCGCCGGCGCTGTTCACCGTGGGCACGCGTGACGCATTGCTCGACGACACGCTGTTCCTCGCGCCGCGCTGGCTGGCGGCGGGCAATGCGGCCGAGCTCGCCGTCTATCCCGGCGGCTGCCATGTGTTCATCGGCTTTCCCGGCACGCTGGCCGATCAGGCGCTGGCACGCAGCCACGCCTTCATCAGCGCCTGCTGA
- a CDS encoding secondary thiamine-phosphate synthase enzyme YjbQ — translation MSRIRAGEIRETLVTRRVSTVLSVDTKGRSFTEVTGAVSQFLATIGAGDGEVSLFCRHTSASLTIQENASPEVQLDLLTALDRLAPEHAGWVHDLEGPDDMPAHVKSVLTGIHLAIPVMSGRMALGTWQGIYLIEHRARAHRRDLVVAFVGDGG, via the coding sequence ATGAGCCGCATCCGCGCCGGCGAGATCCGCGAAACCCTTGTCACGCGCCGGGTCTCGACCGTTCTGAGCGTCGACACGAAGGGCCGCTCCTTCACCGAGGTGACGGGGGCGGTCAGCCAGTTTCTCGCCACGATTGGCGCCGGCGACGGGGAGGTGAGCCTGTTCTGCCGGCACACCTCGGCCTCGCTCACCATCCAGGAGAATGCCAGCCCCGAGGTGCAGCTGGATCTTCTCACCGCGCTCGACCGCCTCGCCCCGGAACATGCCGGCTGGGTGCATGATCTCGAAGGCCCGGATGACATGCCCGCCCATGTGAAGAGCGTGCTAACCGGCATCCATCTAGCCATTCCCGTGATGAGTGGGCGCATGGCGCTCGGCACCTGGCAGGGCATCTACCTCATCGAGCACCGCGCGCGGGCGCATCGGCGCGACTTGGTGGTGGCGTTTGTCGGCGATGGTGGGTGA
- a CDS encoding MerR family DNA-binding transcriptional regulator, which yields MDFSSFEADRAVDASLTSSETQYFTIGDLAREFDVTLRALRFYEDKGLLSPRREGLTRLYTAAERARLAIILKGKKLGFTLAEIKAMVALREGSAMPNGGLALTREKCAEQLALLEQQKVEIDEAIDELRQMVAAFPARVAA from the coding sequence ATGGATTTCTCCTCTTTTGAAGCCGATCGCGCCGTCGATGCCTCGCTCACCAGCAGCGAGACCCAGTACTTCACCATTGGCGATCTCGCCCGTGAGTTCGATGTGACGCTGCGCGCCCTGCGCTTCTATGAGGACAAGGGCCTCCTGTCGCCGCGCCGCGAGGGCCTGACCCGCCTTTACACCGCCGCCGAGCGCGCCCGCCTCGCCATCATCCTCAAGGGCAAGAAGCTCGGCTTCACCCTCGCCGAGATCAAGGCGATGGTCGCCCTGCGCGAAGGTTCGGCCATGCCGAATGGTGGCCTGGCGCTCACCCGCGAGAAGTGCGCCGAGCAGCTCGCCCTTCTCGAGCAGCAGAAGGTCGAGATCGACGAGGCCATCGACGAGCTCCGCCAGATGGTTGCCGCCTTCCCGGCCCGCGTCGCCGCCTGA
- a CDS encoding 2-hydroxychromene-2-carboxylate isomerase — protein MSTSASTSRSIDYYFSTQSPWAFIGFPLFLDIAARHGARINFKPVLLGELFAETGGLPLPKRHPARQRYRFLELKRWRLARGLDFHISPAHWPFDPNLADRLIIAAQLAGHDPAPLVARLGAGIWQRQENMADAATLSAVLAELGLPASLIESAQGERTLTIYKGNHDAAVEADVFGSPSYVLDGEVFWGQDRLDLLDAALASGRAPFTP, from the coding sequence ATGTCCACCTCCGCTTCCACCTCCCGTTCCATCGACTATTATTTCTCCACCCAGAGCCCCTGGGCCTTCATCGGCTTTCCGCTGTTCCTCGACATTGCCGCCCGCCACGGCGCCCGGATCAATTTCAAGCCGGTGCTGCTCGGCGAGCTGTTCGCTGAAACCGGTGGCCTGCCGCTGCCCAAGCGCCACCCGGCGCGCCAGCGCTACCGGTTTCTGGAGCTGAAGCGCTGGCGCCTGGCGCGCGGCCTCGATTTCCATATCAGCCCGGCGCACTGGCCGTTCGACCCGAACCTCGCCGACCGGCTCATCATCGCCGCCCAGCTTGCCGGGCATGACCCGGCCCCGCTGGTCGCCCGCCTCGGCGCCGGAATCTGGCAGCGTCAGGAGAACATGGCCGATGCGGCGACGCTGTCCGCCGTGCTCGCCGAGCTCGGCCTGCCTGCGAGCCTGATCGAGAGCGCGCAGGGCGAGCGCACGCTGACCATCTACAAGGGCAATCACGATGCCGCGGTGGAGGCTGACGTCTTCGGCTCGCCTTCCTATGTCCTAGATGGTGAGGTGTTCTGGGGACAGGACCGGCTCGATCTGCTTGACGCCGCCCTCGCCAGCGGCCGCGCGCCGTTCACGCCCTGA